The Desulfovibrio subterraneus nucleotide sequence ATCCAGCATGTCCGTATCCACACCGGTTGCCAGCAGGTTTACCGGCTTGAAATCCGCCCCGTACATGGAGAAACATTGAATGGCACCAAGGTAGCCCGGCCGTTCTATGGCCACTGCGTCACCACGGTTGAGCAGCGCCCGCCCTGCCATATCCAGCGCCTGCTGTGAGCCGGTGGTAATGAGAATGTCGTCGGGCGAAACGGTCAGCCCCTGCCGCGCATAGCGGTCGGCAATCCATTTGCGCAGAGGCGCGTACCCTTCAGTCGTGGAGTATTGCAGAGCGGAAGCCCCCTCCTCGGCGAAGACCTTTGCTGCTGCGGCAGCCACCCTGTCAGCCGGAAAGGAGTCCGGATGTGGTAGACCGCCCGCAAAGGAAATAATCTCAGGTCGTGCGGTAACCTTGAGGATTTCCCGGATATACGATCTGTGGACGCCCTGCATCCGATCTGCGGTCTTCATAACGACTCCTTATGCTCTCGCATCGAAATAGAATGTTCAACACCACGCAAAGACAATGAGCACTCACACCTATCACGGGCAAAAAAAAGCCTATTCGTTGCCGAAGGCTTCATCAAGTCCGACAATGCTCAGGGAGTGGGCATCAGCAAGCTTCAGCGCCTCTTCCCTGTCAAAGAACAATGTTTTTCCTGCATGAAAGGCAAGGCAGGCATATTTGCCGTCTACCAGCGTACGCATGGTCGCGGTTCCGAGGGCAGGCAGGTCTATGCGCTCGTCCTGTCCGGGCTTGACGATCTTCACGGCCACACATCCCTCACCGCCCAGTTCCGCGCCGCGCCGCAGCAGGGCATCTGTGCCTTCCAGCCCTTCCACGGCAACCACCATCCCACGCTTGACCACGATGCACTGCCCGATGTCCATACGGCCAATGGTCTGGGCAATGGGCCAGCCGTAGCGCAGGTCTTCCCACTCTTCTGCCGTGGGCTGGCGTCGGGTAAGCACCCCGGAGGGCCCACGCAGGCCGGGAACAAGCTCGGCCGCCTGCACAATGCGCAGACCTTCAGATTCCAGTTCATCCATCACGGCCCGCAGCAGCACATCGTCACCCTTGGAGCGGAGCTTGAAAAGGACCTTGGCAGCTCGAAAATCAGGACGCAGATCAAGCGCCTTGGGCTTGCTGATGGCTCCGGCAAAACAGAGACGGCTCACGCCGTGCTCCCGGAAAAATTCGATAAGCTTGTTCAGGGCGCCAAGGTGCAGCATGGCAAAGGTATCAGCCTCATGCTCAAGAGAAGGGTCCGTATGGCCGTGAAAACCACACATGACAACGCCAAGCCCTGCCTCGCGGGCTCCGCGCGCCACCAGTGCGGGGAACTGTCCTTTTCCGGCCACGATACCAATGGATTCTCTTGTCATGCTGCCTGCTCCGAAACTCAGAAGGGACTTACGATTAAAAATGGGGAGGAAGCCGCGCTCCCTCCCCGTCAAACACAAGGTACAATGCGGCCTTTGAACTAGTCAGCGGGTAGAATGCCTCGCTCGCTGCTGCGAATGAATTCCACAAAGCCAAGAATCTCGGGGAACGTACCGAATTCGTATTCGAGCTGCTCCAGAGCTTCCTTGCGGGGGGTATCCGAATGCCAGATGAGACGGAAAGCACCCTTCAGGGCCGCAATCAGTTCGCGGGAAGCCTGCAGACGGCGCAGCCCCACAAGGTTGGGGCCATGCACACCCGCGCGGTTGCCCACAGCGAGCATGTAGGGGGGCAGATCCTGGCTGATGCCGCTCATGCCGCCCACAAAGGCGTAAGCGCCGATGCGTACGAACTGGTGCACAGCCGAAAGCCCTGCGAGAATGGCCCTGTCCTGCACGGAAACGTGGCCCGCAAGGGTCGCACCGTTGGACATGACAATCTCGTTACCCAGCTGGCAGTCATGCGCCACGTGAGTGTACGCCATGAAGAGGTTGCCGTCGCCGATCCTGGTCAGACCGCCCCCGCCTTCTGTGCCGCGATGCAGCGTGGCGAATTCGCGCACATTGTTATCGTCGCCCATCTCCAGCCAGCTTTCTTCGCCGGCGAATTTGAGATCCTGCGGCTCGCCGCCCACAAGGGCGTATGAATGGATGTGGTTACCGGACCCCATGCGGGTAAAACGCTTTACCGAGGCAAAGGCATCAATACGGCAGCGGTCACCGATGATGACGTCTTCCTCGATAACGGCACAAGGGCCGATGACAACGTCTTCGCCAATCTGGGCCTTGGGAGAAACAAAGGCGTTCGGGTGAATCTGACTGGCCATGCTACATGTCCTCTTTGTTCATGATGGCAGCGGTCATTTCCGCTTCTGCGGCCAGTTTGCCGTCAACATACGCCTTTCCTTCCATCTTCCAGAGCTTGAGCTTCTGACGGATGAGAGAGCAATGCAGCTCAAGCTTATCGCCGGGATAGACAGGCTTGCGGAAGCGCACCTTCTCCATGCCGGTAAACAGGAAGAGCTTGTCTTCAATGGTGGTATCGGTACTCTTGATCACCAGAATGCCGCCGGCCTGCGCCAGCGCTTCCATGATGAGCACACCGGGCATTACGGGAATGCCGGGAAAATGTCCCTGAAAGAACGGCTCGTTGAAGGAGACGTTCTTGTAGGCGACGATGCTTTGACCGGGAACATAATCCACCACACGGTCAACCAGCAAAAACGGGTAACGGTGCGGCAGCAGGCCCAGAATTTTTCGGATATCAAAAGAATTGGGATTCTCTTGGGTCATTGTTACTTCTCCGCTTCATTCTTGAGTTCAGCGAGTTCCTTCTCAAGGCGCATCAGGCGCTTATACATATCCGGCAGCTTCGGCATGATCGTCAGCGTGCGGATGTATGTGCCCTTGTCCACAACGGGCTGGCCGCCCACGGTCAGGCCGGGGGCAATATCCTTGGCCACACCTGACTTGGGACCGATGGTGACTCCATCGCCGATGGTCAGATGTCCGGCAACGCCCACCTGTCCGGCCATGGTAACATTGTTACCGACCTTGGTGGAACCGGATATGCCCACCTGCGAGACGATGAGGCACTGGTCGCCTATCTGCACATTGTGGCCTATCTGCACCAGATTGTCGATCTTGGTGGAATCGCCGACCGAGGTGGTGCCGAGCACCGCACGGTCGATGGCGGTGTTCGCGCCTATTTCCACATCGCTGCCAATGGTTACGGTACCGATCTGGGGAATCTTCTGAATGCCATACGGCGTCGGTGCAAACCCGAAGCCGTCGGCTCCGAGCACCACACCGGCGTGCACGATGCAGTCATCTCCCATAACGGTACCAGCCATAAGCACGGCATTGGGATACAGGATGCATCCCGAACCGACACGGCAGTCTTCCCCGATATAACAACCGGGGAAAATTACCGTATCTGCGCCCACTTCAGCCCGGGGACCGACAAAGGCAAACGGATACACGGTGCAGCCTTCAGCAACCTTTGCATCAGGATCAATGAATGCCATGGCATGAATCCCCTTCATGCCGCCCTGAGGCTTGGCAAACAGTGAAACACACCGACCGAAATCCAGATAGGGATTCTCGCTGACAAGCGCCCTTTTCACCTCACCGGCGAATTCGGCGCTGCAGATTACTGCTCCGGCAGCGGTGGTCGCCAGCTGCGGAACATATTTAGGATTCGCAAGAAAGCTGACCTCGTCGGGCCCTGCGTTTTCAAGGGTGTTGACGCTGGAAACATCCATGTCTTCACCACGCAGTTCAAGCCCCAGTTCGCTTGCGATATCGGAAAGCCTGCGCGTCATGCTTACTGCTTCTTGTTTTCACGGTATACGCGGTTCAGCTCCACCATGACTTCCTTGGTCACATCCAGGCTGGAAGTGGCATACACCATGGAAGGATATGCCTTGTCGAAGATCATGTCGTACTGGTTCTTCTTGGCGAAGTCCTGGGTAGCCTTCACGATCATGGCGGCGATGGTGTGACGGACGCTTTCGTTGGCAGCCTGTACCTTGCGGGCAAGGGCGCGCTGTCTGTCTTCCACGTCACGCTTAAGACGGAGCAGTTCAACCTTCTTGTCTTCACGGGCAGCTTCGGAAAGCGCAGCGGCCTGAACCTTCATTTCTTCCATCTTCTTCTGGTACTGCTTGATCAGCGCAACAACTTCCTTGTTCTCGGGACCGAAGTCCTTTTCCATCTTTTCGGAAGCAGCCTTTGCAGGCTCGGATTCAGTTACCAGCTTGATGGAATCGACATACCCGATCTTGCCGGCAAAAGCAGGAACAGTGGCTAACAGAACCATCAGCAAAGAAAGAAAAATTGCCTTACGCATGGATTATTGCTCCTTGTATTCTATAAAAAAACATTACTGCCATCAGTTGATTAACATGTCCCAATTCCGCAACCCTGATTACTGAATGCCATCAGAATGCGTGAGATGGAATATCCCCCAATAAGCTTTTACGTCAAGAAATGTTACATGGAGGCATAACGCCCCAATTGCTTGGTGTAACTCTCAACGCCTTTGACCACGCCGGAAGCAAGTTTTTTCAAATATTTGTCTGACCGTATCCGTCTTGCTTCCTCTTTGTTGGTGCAGTACCCGAGCTCCACCAGAACCGAGGGCATTTTCGCCCCCATGAGCACATAGAACGGCGCGCTTCGCACCCCGTTATCCCTTACAGAATAGCCGCCGGACTTGACCGTGCCGACCATATTTTTCTGGATCAGGGATGCAAGATCCTTCGATTCCTGCATTTTCGAGTTCAGCATCAGGTCGGTGAGAATGAACTGCAGGTCACTGATACGCTTTTCGCTGACAGCGTTTTCCCGCGCCGCAACCCGCACGGCGCTCTTGGAACTGGCGAGGTTGAGGTAATAGGTTTCCAGACCGGAAATACCGGAACTGCGGTGCGCGTTTATATGGAAAGACAGAAACATGTCGGCCTTGCGCACGTTGGCCATGGCGGTCCGCTCCTCAAGGGGGACAAAGGTATCATCCCTGCGGGTATAGAGAAC carries:
- the lpxA gene encoding acyl-ACP--UDP-N-acetylglucosamine O-acyltransferase; translation: MASQIHPNAFVSPKAQIGEDVVIGPCAVIEEDVIIGDRCRIDAFASVKRFTRMGSGNHIHSYALVGGEPQDLKFAGEESWLEMGDDNNVREFATLHRGTEGGGGLTRIGDGNLFMAYTHVAHDCQLGNEIVMSNGATLAGHVSVQDRAILAGLSAVHQFVRIGAYAFVGGMSGISQDLPPYMLAVGNRAGVHGPNLVGLRRLQASRELIAALKGAFRLIWHSDTPRKEALEQLEYEFGTFPEILGFVEFIRSSERGILPAD
- the fabZ gene encoding 3-hydroxyacyl-ACP dehydratase FabZ encodes the protein MTQENPNSFDIRKILGLLPHRYPFLLVDRVVDYVPGQSIVAYKNVSFNEPFFQGHFPGIPVMPGVLIMEALAQAGGILVIKSTDTTIEDKLFLFTGMEKVRFRKPVYPGDKLELHCSLIRQKLKLWKMEGKAYVDGKLAAEAEMTAAIMNKEDM
- a CDS encoding OmpH family outer membrane protein, translated to MRKAIFLSLLMVLLATVPAFAGKIGYVDSIKLVTESEPAKAASEKMEKDFGPENKEVVALIKQYQKKMEEMKVQAAALSEAAREDKKVELLRLKRDVEDRQRALARKVQAANESVRHTIAAMIVKATQDFAKKNQYDMIFDKAYPSMVYATSSLDVTKEVMVELNRVYRENKKQ
- a CDS encoding LpxI family protein, translated to MTRESIGIVAGKGQFPALVARGAREAGLGVVMCGFHGHTDPSLEHEADTFAMLHLGALNKLIEFFREHGVSRLCFAGAISKPKALDLRPDFRAAKVLFKLRSKGDDVLLRAVMDELESEGLRIVQAAELVPGLRGPSGVLTRRQPTAEEWEDLRYGWPIAQTIGRMDIGQCIVVKRGMVVAVEGLEGTDALLRRGAELGGEGCVAVKIVKPGQDERIDLPALGTATMRTLVDGKYACLAFHAGKTLFFDREEALKLADAHSLSIVGLDEAFGNE
- the lpxD gene encoding UDP-3-O-(3-hydroxymyristoyl)glucosamine N-acyltransferase, which codes for MTRRLSDIASELGLELRGEDMDVSSVNTLENAGPDEVSFLANPKYVPQLATTAAGAVICSAEFAGEVKRALVSENPYLDFGRCVSLFAKPQGGMKGIHAMAFIDPDAKVAEGCTVYPFAFVGPRAEVGADTVIFPGCYIGEDCRVGSGCILYPNAVLMAGTVMGDDCIVHAGVVLGADGFGFAPTPYGIQKIPQIGTVTIGSDVEIGANTAIDRAVLGTTSVGDSTKIDNLVQIGHNVQIGDQCLIVSQVGISGSTKVGNNVTMAGQVGVAGHLTIGDGVTIGPKSGVAKDIAPGLTVGGQPVVDKGTYIRTLTIMPKLPDMYKRLMRLEKELAELKNEAEK